From the candidate division KSB1 bacterium genome, one window contains:
- the topA gene encoding type I DNA topoisomerase has protein sequence MSKSLVIVESAAKTKTINKFLGKDFTVKSSVGHVKDLPKQRLGVNIDDGFEPEYITIRGKGKVLTDLRKTAASVDQVYIATDPDREGEAIAAHLAEVIQPYNENIRRVRFNEITERAVKQALDHTTPIDENLVVAQKARRVVDRLVGYQVSPILWRTIYRGLSAGRVQSVALRLICEREALIDAFIPQEYWSIAVELKGRRTDPFLSNLVKIGEHKPEINNEAEAQAINRELRQQTFKVADIKKKRINRQPAPPFTTSTMQQEAANRLGFTAKRIMAIAQQLYEGIELGEEGSVGLITYMRTDSTRVADEAIAEVRDYITTDYGLEYLPPTPRKYKVKSSAQDAHEAIRPTSMKRSPKNIKKYLSPEQYKLYELIWQRFVASQMEAAVLEQTSIEIEGGRFLLRTSGSVIVFRGFLQVYDDVKEEEQDENGENQSAVPQNLQVGEVLTLLDVHPKQHFTKPPARFTESSLVKELDALAIGRPSTYALIISTLLARKYIDKQGRQLVPTDLGKTVNTILVQNFPQIFNVQFTAFMEDELDKVESGEKNFQQVVQEFYEPFNQAVMATEEKKDTIKDALQETTEEMCPKCGKPLVIRWGRNGKFMACSGYPQCRHTKPLEAQEKIEGEVCENCGKDMVLKIGRFGRFLACSGYPDCKNSRPFPIGVACPKPGCGGKIIERRSKRGRTFYGCSSYPACDFVSWNKPVQKPCPNCGNNYLEERYTQAEGAHWRCPQCKEKFEQGADALYEPATLG, from the coding sequence ATGTCGAAGTCTTTAGTAATCGTTGAATCTGCAGCAAAAACGAAAACCATCAACAAATTTCTCGGCAAGGATTTCACCGTTAAATCTTCCGTCGGTCACGTCAAGGATTTGCCGAAGCAGCGCCTCGGCGTGAATATAGACGACGGTTTCGAGCCGGAATATATCACCATCCGCGGCAAAGGCAAGGTGTTAACTGATTTGCGTAAAACCGCCGCGAGTGTCGATCAAGTTTATATCGCCACCGACCCCGATCGCGAAGGCGAAGCGATTGCCGCGCATCTGGCGGAAGTGATTCAGCCGTACAATGAGAATATCCGTCGCGTACGTTTCAATGAAATCACCGAACGCGCCGTCAAGCAGGCATTGGATCACACCACGCCGATTGACGAAAATTTGGTGGTGGCGCAAAAGGCGCGCCGTGTCGTCGACCGGTTAGTGGGCTATCAAGTCAGTCCGATTTTGTGGCGGACGATTTATCGTGGCCTCAGCGCCGGCCGCGTGCAGTCCGTCGCCCTGCGGTTGATTTGCGAGCGCGAGGCGCTCATCGATGCTTTTATTCCGCAGGAATATTGGAGTATCGCCGTTGAACTGAAAGGCAGGCGCACCGATCCGTTTTTGTCGAATCTCGTGAAAATCGGCGAGCACAAGCCGGAGATTAACAACGAGGCCGAAGCGCAAGCCATCAATCGCGAGCTGCGGCAGCAGACGTTCAAAGTTGCCGATATAAAGAAGAAGAGAATCAATCGTCAGCCCGCGCCGCCGTTTACGACGAGCACGATGCAGCAGGAAGCGGCGAACCGTCTGGGTTTCACCGCCAAACGTATCATGGCGATCGCCCAGCAGCTTTATGAAGGCATCGAGTTGGGCGAGGAGGGCAGCGTCGGCTTGATCACCTACATGCGAACCGATTCGACGCGCGTGGCGGACGAAGCCATTGCCGAAGTGCGCGATTACATCACCACGGATTACGGTTTGGAATATCTGCCGCCAACGCCGCGCAAATATAAAGTGAAGTCTTCCGCGCAGGACGCCCACGAGGCGATCCGTCCGACGTCGATGAAGCGCTCGCCGAAGAACATTAAAAAATATCTTTCGCCGGAACAATACAAACTCTACGAACTGATCTGGCAGCGCTTTGTCGCCAGCCAGATGGAAGCGGCGGTGCTCGAGCAAACCTCCATCGAGATCGAAGGCGGGCGTTTTCTCCTGCGCACGTCGGGCTCGGTCATCGTCTTTCGCGGTTTCTTGCAAGTTTACGACGACGTCAAAGAGGAAGAGCAGGACGAAAACGGCGAGAACCAAAGCGCCGTCCCGCAAAATCTGCAAGTCGGCGAAGTGTTGACGCTGCTCGACGTTCATCCAAAGCAGCATTTCACCAAGCCGCCGGCGCGTTTCACCGAATCGAGCTTGGTGAAAGAATTGGATGCGCTCGCCATCGGCCGCCCCAGCACGTATGCGTTGATCATCAGCACGCTGCTGGCGCGCAAGTACATCGACAAGCAGGGTCGGCAACTGGTTCCGACCGATCTTGGCAAGACCGTCAACACGATTTTGGTGCAAAATTTCCCGCAAATCTTCAACGTCCAATTCACCGCGTTTATGGAAGACGAGCTGGACAAGGTCGAATCCGGTGAAAAGAACTTTCAGCAAGTCGTGCAGGAATTTTACGAGCCGTTCAATCAGGCGGTGATGGCGACGGAAGAAAAGAAAGACACCATCAAGGATGCGCTGCAGGAGACGACCGAAGAAATGTGCCCCAAATGCGGGAAGCCGTTGGTGATCCGTTGGGGCCGCAACGGCAAATTCATGGCCTGCAGCGGTTATCCCCAGTGCCGCCATACCAAGCCGCTGGAAGCGCAGGAAAAAATCGAAGGCGAAGTGTGCGAAAATTGCGGCAAGGACATGGTGCTCAAGATCGGCCGCTTCGGCCGCTTTCTGGCTTGCAGCGGTTATCCGGATTGCAAAAACTCGCGGCCATTTCCGATCGGCGTGGCGTGCCCGAAACCCGGCTGCGGCGGCAAAATCATCGAACGCCGCTCCAAACGCGGCCGCACCTTTTACGGCTGTAGCAGTTATCCGGCATGCGATTTTGTGAGCTGGAACAAGCCGGTTCAGAAACCCTGTCCGAATTGCGGCAATAATTATTTGGAAGAGCGTTACACCCAGGCCGAGGGGGCGCACTGGCGCTGCCCCCAATGCAAGGAAAAATTCGAGCAAGGCGCGGATGCGCTCTATGAGCCAGCAACTCTCGGGTAA
- a CDS encoding tyrosine-type recombinase/integrase — MSQQLSGKNFDDWRERYLFYLKSERQLSPRTIAMRAMDLRDFGNFLHEEKADPSRGVQRLQVRKYLALLSKRGLAARTVNHRLVTLRTFFKFVVREGGMPHDPTINLVALKTPKKLPAVISAKALSQALQLPDSRTVEGVRDRAILELFYNCGLRRQELINLNINDVDLHHLQIRVLGKRSKERIVPLGRAAMREILSWLEKRKEFCSGDDDPALFLNHRGGRMTAAQVYHSVRRYLRQVTEIDKAHPHVLRHSFATHLLDAGADLMAVKEMLGHSTLSTTQIYTHVSAGRLKAVYRQAHPRAELEDRAK; from the coding sequence ATGAGCCAGCAACTCTCGGGTAAAAACTTCGACGATTGGCGTGAGCGGTATTTGTTTTATCTGAAATCCGAGCGCCAACTTTCGCCGCGCACCATCGCCATGCGCGCCATGGATCTGCGAGACTTCGGCAATTTTTTGCACGAAGAAAAAGCCGACCCGTCGAGGGGTGTGCAGCGCCTGCAGGTGCGAAAATACCTTGCCTTGCTCTCAAAGCGCGGCTTGGCGGCGCGCACGGTCAATCACCGCCTGGTGACGCTGCGCACTTTTTTCAAATTTGTCGTGCGCGAGGGCGGGATGCCGCATGATCCCACAATCAATCTGGTGGCGCTTAAAACTCCGAAAAAACTCCCTGCTGTTATTTCCGCCAAAGCATTGTCGCAAGCCTTGCAATTGCCCGATTCGCGCACGGTGGAAGGCGTTCGCGATCGCGCGATCTTGGAGCTTTTTTATAATTGCGGCCTCCGCCGTCAGGAACTCATTAATCTAAATATCAACGATGTCGATTTGCACCACCTGCAAATTCGCGTTTTGGGTAAGCGCTCGAAAGAGCGCATCGTGCCGCTCGGCCGCGCCGCGATGCGCGAAATTTTGTCGTGGCTGGAAAAACGCAAGGAATTTTGTTCCGGCGATGACGACCCCGCGCTCTTTCTCAATCATCGCGGCGGCCGCATGACCGCGGCGCAGGTTTATCACAGCGTTCGCCGGTATCTCAGGCAAGTCACCGAGATCGACAAGGCACATCCGCATGTGTTGCGCCACAGCTTTGCCACGCATTTGCTGGACGCCGGCGCCGATCTCATGGCGGTCAAAGAGATGCTGGGCCATTCGACGTTGTCGACGACGCAGATTTACACGCATGTCAGCGCCGGCCGGCTGAAAGCGGTTTATCGGCAGGCGCACCCGCGGGCGGAGTTGGAGGACAGGGCAAAGTAG
- a CDS encoding branched-chain amino acid transaminase, with amino-acid sequence MKKTRQSKPQTDKAVSTGFDEKTKIWFNGRMVRWQEATVHVMSHVIHYGSSVFEGFRCYNTLNGPAIFRLKDHIDRLFDSAKIYRIDMPFTRAEIMQACIDVVRLNKLKECYLRPVAFRGYHSLGVDPRLCPTMVAIAALMWGKYLGPEALKAGVDVRVASWNRMRPNTFPAMAKAASNYMPSQLVKLEAKIDYYVEGIMLDSNGYVSEGSGENIFLFYHGKLYTPPLTASILPGITRDCTITMAREFGYDVIEAPVPREMLYVSDEVFFTGSAAEITPIRSIDRITIGNGACGPLTARLQDRFFAIVEGRAEDVHGWLTPVH; translated from the coding sequence ATGAAGAAGACGCGGCAGAGCAAGCCCCAAACCGACAAGGCGGTTTCGACCGGCTTCGATGAGAAAACCAAAATTTGGTTTAATGGCAGGATGGTCCGTTGGCAGGAGGCCACAGTGCATGTGATGTCTCACGTGATTCATTATGGCTCCAGCGTTTTCGAGGGATTCCGTTGTTACAACACTTTGAACGGCCCGGCGATTTTTCGCCTGAAAGATCACATCGACCGGCTGTTTGATTCGGCCAAAATTTATCGCATCGATATGCCATTTACCAGAGCCGAAATCATGCAGGCCTGCATCGACGTTGTTCGTCTGAACAAGCTCAAAGAATGTTACCTGCGTCCGGTGGCGTTTCGCGGTTATCACAGTCTTGGCGTCGATCCGCGGCTGTGCCCGACGATGGTTGCGATTGCGGCGTTGATGTGGGGCAAGTATCTTGGTCCCGAGGCGCTGAAAGCTGGCGTCGATGTGCGCGTAGCTTCGTGGAATCGCATGCGTCCCAACACCTTTCCGGCAATGGCCAAAGCGGCATCGAACTATATGCCGTCGCAACTCGTTAAATTGGAGGCAAAGATCGATTATTATGTTGAAGGCATTATGTTGGACTCAAATGGCTATGTGAGCGAGGGCAGCGGGGAAAATATTTTTCTATTCTATCACGGCAAGCTTTACACGCCGCCGTTGACCGCCAGCATTTTGCCGGGCATCACGCGTGATTGCACGATCACGATGGCGAGGGAATTCGGTTACGACGTTATCGAGGCGCCCGTCCCACGCGAGATGCTTTATGTTTCCGACGAGGTTTTTTTCACCGGCAGCGCCGCGGAAATCACGCCGATTCGCTCGATTGACCGGATCACGATCGGCAATGGCGCTTGCGGGCCGCTCACGGCGCGTCTGCAAGACCGTTTCTTCGCGATTGTCGAAGGCCGGGCCGAGGACGTTCATGGCTGGCTGACGCCAGTGCATTAA
- a CDS encoding toll/interleukin-1 receptor domain-containing protein, whose translation MLPSEVFISHSDQDRQFVTKVVEALQRHGIPAWYSRKNLVGAQQWHDEIGAALQR comes from the coding sequence ATGTTACCTTCCGAAGTTTTCATTTCGCATTCAGATCAAGACCGGCAGTTTGTCACCAAGGTGGTTGAAGCCCTGCAACGACACGGAATTCCGGCATGGTACAGCCGAAAGAATCTCGTTGGGGCGCAACAATGGCATGATGAAATCGGCGCGGCGCTGCAACGCTAA
- the secA gene encoding preprotein translocase subunit SecA, whose translation MSLLTKIFGSKHERDIKRMRPMVARINEIYETLQELSDDALRAKTDKFKKQIAEATAEVREELVKLNALLRGENEAFSGNGVDRPEDELQLTTEELRNQIAGLEQEERQIIKETLDAILPEAYAVVKETCRRLCGQTWHVVGHPIKWDMVPYDVQLIGGIVLHEGKIAEMATGEGKTLVATMPLYLNALAGKGVHLVTVNDYLARRDCEWMGKIFEFLGLRAAYITNDMNPQQRRDAYNADITYGTNNEFGFDYLRDNMAVRPEDQVQRGHYFAIVDEVDSVLIDEARTPLIISGPVEQSVDQYDAMKPRVDRLVNAQTQLVNRLMSEAEKLLEEGREYDAGVKLLQVQRGAPKNKRFMKLLQEAGTKKLIHRVESDYLRDKRMHELDEELYFAIDEKAHTIDTTEKGREFLSPNEPEMFVLPDLGERMHQLNTDTTLAVEEKEKLKAELIKEYAEKSDRVHSIAQLLRAYSLYEKDVEYVVNDGKVVIVDEFTGRLMPGRRYSDGLHQALEAKEGVRVEGETQTLATITLQNYFRMYHKLAGMTGTAETEAGEFWEIYKLDVVVIPTNEPVRRMDYDDQIYRTRREKYNAVIDEIAEMHEKKRPVLVGTISVEVSETLSRMLKRKGIPHKVLNAKYHQQEAEIVALAGQPGAVTIATNMAGRGTDIKLGKGVVLAPSNHQCALIPSLKNSQPLCPHLDEYKCRENVPCGLHIIGTERHEARRIDRQLRGRSGRQGDPGSSRFYLSLEDDLMRLFGSERIAAVMDRLGAEEGEVITHGMVTRSIERAQKRVEGHNFSIRKHLLEYDDVMNKQRTVIYSQRAQALRGENLRDQVLQMIETYIQEKVGLYCGGHHVEEWDWEGLQNSFQRVFLVSMPEGLRTRLGLQADDLRQALVEEARAAYARKETFVSPKIMRQIERLATLRAIDEKWREHLYEMDQLKEGINLRAYGQKDPLLEYKSEGFRMFEEMLGQIDEQILETIFKTQVVEPPPVRRRVPQQISTVHQSSIGMGFQGQPQQAPPAGKRQPRVVDEREKIGRNEPCWCGSGKKYKKCHGAEA comes from the coding sequence ATGAGTCTTTTAACCAAAATTTTCGGCAGCAAACACGAGCGCGATATCAAGCGGATGCGCCCGATGGTGGCGCGGATTAATGAAATCTACGAAACGCTGCAAGAGCTTTCTGATGACGCGCTGCGGGCGAAAACGGATAAATTCAAAAAACAAATAGCCGAAGCCACCGCCGAAGTGCGCGAAGAGCTGGTCAAGCTCAATGCGTTGCTGCGTGGCGAAAATGAAGCATTCAGCGGCAATGGCGTCGATCGTCCGGAGGACGAGCTGCAGCTTACGACAGAGGAATTGCGCAACCAGATTGCCGGGCTGGAGCAAGAAGAGCGGCAAATCATCAAAGAAACGCTGGATGCAATTCTTCCGGAAGCTTATGCGGTGGTGAAAGAAACCTGCCGGCGATTGTGTGGTCAAACGTGGCATGTCGTCGGGCATCCCATCAAATGGGACATGGTGCCTTATGACGTGCAGTTGATCGGCGGCATTGTCCTGCACGAAGGCAAGATCGCCGAGATGGCCACCGGCGAGGGCAAGACCCTTGTTGCCACCATGCCGCTTTATCTCAATGCCCTGGCCGGCAAAGGCGTGCATCTCGTCACCGTTAATGATTATCTGGCGCGCCGCGACTGTGAGTGGATGGGCAAAATTTTTGAATTTCTCGGACTGCGGGCCGCGTATATCACCAACGACATGAATCCACAGCAGCGTCGCGACGCTTACAATGCTGACATCACTTACGGCACCAACAATGAGTTTGGGTTCGATTATTTGCGCGACAACATGGCCGTGCGTCCGGAAGATCAGGTCCAGCGCGGGCATTATTTTGCCATTGTCGACGAAGTCGATTCCGTGCTCATCGACGAAGCACGCACGCCACTGATCATTTCCGGGCCGGTGGAGCAGAGCGTCGATCAATACGATGCGATGAAGCCGCGTGTTGATCGCTTGGTCAATGCGCAGACACAGCTCGTCAATCGTTTGATGTCCGAAGCCGAAAAGCTTTTGGAAGAAGGCCGAGAATACGATGCCGGTGTCAAGCTGCTGCAAGTGCAGCGCGGCGCGCCGAAGAACAAGCGCTTCATGAAATTGCTCCAGGAAGCCGGCACCAAGAAGCTGATTCACCGCGTCGAGAGCGATTATTTGCGCGACAAGCGCATGCACGAGCTGGACGAGGAATTGTATTTCGCAATCGACGAGAAGGCGCACACGATTGACACCACCGAAAAAGGCCGCGAATTTCTCTCGCCGAACGAGCCGGAAATGTTCGTGCTGCCGGATCTCGGCGAGCGGATGCATCAACTCAACACCGACACCACGCTAGCGGTCGAAGAGAAGGAAAAACTCAAAGCGGAGTTGATCAAAGAATATGCCGAGAAAAGTGACCGCGTGCACAGCATTGCGCAATTGTTGCGCGCTTATTCGCTCTACGAAAAAGACGTTGAATATGTTGTCAATGACGGCAAAGTCGTCATCGTCGATGAATTCACGGGGCGCTTGATGCCGGGTCGGCGCTATTCCGATGGCTTGCACCAGGCGCTGGAGGCGAAAGAGGGCGTGCGCGTCGAAGGCGAAACCCAAACGCTCGCCACGATTACGCTGCAAAATTATTTTCGCATGTACCACAAGCTGGCGGGCATGACCGGCACGGCGGAAACCGAGGCCGGCGAATTTTGGGAAATTTACAAGCTCGACGTCGTCGTCATCCCGACCAATGAACCGGTACGGCGTATGGATTACGACGATCAAATTTATCGCACCCGCCGGGAAAAATATAACGCCGTCATCGATGAAATTGCGGAGATGCACGAGAAAAAGCGTCCGGTGCTCGTCGGCACCATCAGCGTTGAAGTGTCGGAAACGTTGAGCCGCATGTTGAAACGCAAGGGCATTCCGCACAAAGTTTTGAATGCGAAATATCATCAACAGGAAGCCGAAATCGTTGCGCTCGCCGGCCAACCCGGTGCGGTGACCATCGCGACGAACATGGCCGGCCGCGGCACCGATATCAAATTGGGCAAAGGCGTGGTTTTGGCGCCGTCGAATCATCAATGTGCGCTGATACCCAGCTTAAAAAATTCGCAGCCGCTTTGCCCGCATCTCGACGAATACAAGTGCCGTGAAAATGTGCCGTGCGGCTTGCATATCATCGGCACGGAGCGCCACGAGGCCCGGCGTATTGACCGGCAGTTGCGAGGGCGTTCCGGGCGGCAAGGCGACCCGGGCTCGTCGCGATTCTATCTCTCGCTTGAAGATGATTTGATGCGACTCTTTGGCTCCGAGCGCATCGCCGCGGTGATGGATCGCCTCGGCGCGGAGGAGGGTGAAGTCATCACGCACGGCATGGTGACGCGCTCGATTGAACGCGCGCAAAAACGCGTCGAAGGCCACAATTTCAGCATCCGCAAGCATCTGCTCGAGTATGACGATGTCATGAACAAGCAGCGCACGGTGATCTACAGCCAGCGGGCGCAAGCGCTGCGCGGCGAGAATTTGCGCGACCAAGTTTTGCAGATGATCGAAACGTACATTCAAGAAAAAGTCGGTCTCTATTGCGGCGGCCATCACGTGGAAGAGTGGGATTGGGAAGGCTTGCAAAATTCCTTCCAGCGCGTGTTTCTGGTGAGCATGCCGGAAGGCTTGCGCACGCGTCTGGGATTGCAAGCGGATGATTTGCGGCAAGCGCTGGTCGAAGAAGCGCGTGCCGCCTACGCGCGCAAAGAAACATTTGTCTCGCCGAAGATCATGCGCCAAATCGAGCGTCTGGCAACGCTGCGGGCGATTGATGAAAAATGGCGCGAGCATCTTTACGAGATGGATCAATTGAAAGAGGGCATCAATCTCCGCGCCTACGGCCAGAAGGATCCGCTGCTCGAATACAAAAGCGAAGGCTTCCGCATGTTTGAGGAAATGCTCGGGCAAATCGACGAGCAAATTTTAGAGACGATCTTCAAGACGCAAGTGGTGGAACCGCCGCCTGTTCGCCGTCGTGTGCCTCAGCAAATATCCACCGTGCATCAATCGTCGATCGGCATGGGATTTCAAGGCCAGCCGCAGCAGGCGCCGCCGGCGGGCAAGCGCCAGCCACGTGTCGTTGATGAAAGAGAAAAAATTGGGCGCAACGAGCCATGCTGGTGCGGCAGCGGGAAGAAGTATAAGAAGTGTCATGGGGCGGAGGCGTGA
- a CDS encoding acyl-CoA dehydrogenase family protein, producing the protein MDFKLTAEQIQIRDEIRRFAETEIAPDAAERDAQEKFAEKQIKKLGELGYMGMTVSSQYGGQSADTVTYALVVEELSKVDASVGVALSVNNSLVCYGLERFGNEEQKQKYLVPLATGKALGAYCLSEPGTGSDAGNMMTVAEKRGDHYIINGAKNFITNGVHADYLIVFATLDKKAGTKGVCAFIVERNFAGVSVGKKEKKLGIRSSDTAMLNFDGVKVPAANLLGQEGKGFSIAMAILDVGRIGIAAQALGIARASFEAALKYAKERRQFGRPIIDFQAINFMLADMATEIDAARLLIYQAAVAKDSGEKFSVQAAKAKLYASRVAVDCAVKAVQIFGGAGYLKDYPVERFMRDAKITEIYEGTSEIQKLVIARSLMT; encoded by the coding sequence ATGGACTTCAAATTGACCGCAGAGCAAATTCAAATTCGCGATGAAATCCGCCGTTTTGCCGAAACCGAGATTGCGCCGGATGCGGCGGAGCGCGACGCGCAGGAAAAATTCGCCGAGAAGCAAATCAAAAAGCTCGGCGAGCTGGGTTATATGGGGATGACCGTCAGTTCCCAATACGGCGGACAGAGCGCAGATACCGTCACTTACGCTTTGGTGGTCGAAGAGCTTTCCAAAGTCGATGCCTCGGTTGGCGTGGCCTTATCGGTGAATAACTCGCTGGTTTGCTATGGCCTCGAAAGATTTGGCAATGAGGAGCAGAAGCAAAAATATTTAGTGCCGTTGGCAACCGGCAAGGCGCTCGGCGCGTATTGCCTTTCGGAGCCCGGCACCGGCAGCGACGCCGGCAATATGATGACGGTTGCAGAAAAGCGCGGCGATCATTATATTATCAACGGCGCCAAAAATTTTATCACCAACGGCGTTCACGCCGATTATCTGATCGTTTTTGCCACGCTCGACAAAAAAGCCGGCACCAAAGGCGTGTGTGCTTTCATCGTCGAAAGAAATTTTGCGGGGGTGTCCGTCGGCAAAAAAGAGAAAAAACTCGGCATTCGCAGCAGCGACACGGCGATGCTGAATTTTGACGGGGTCAAAGTGCCGGCGGCGAACTTGCTCGGGCAGGAAGGCAAGGGTTTTTCGATCGCGATGGCCATTCTTGACGTGGGGCGCATCGGCATTGCGGCGCAAGCGCTTGGCATTGCGCGCGCTTCATTTGAAGCAGCGCTCAAATATGCCAAAGAGCGCCGGCAATTCGGACGGCCGATCATTGATTTTCAGGCAATCAATTTCATGCTGGCGGACATGGCGACGGAAATCGACGCGGCGCGGTTACTCATTTATCAAGCCGCCGTTGCAAAGGACAGCGGGGAAAAATTTTCCGTCCAGGCGGCCAAAGCCAAGCTGTACGCGTCACGCGTGGCGGTTGATTGCGCCGTAAAGGCGGTGCAAATTTTTGGCGGGGCCGGCTATCTGAAAGATTACCCGGTCGAGCGTTTTATGCGCGACGCCAAAATCACGGAAATTTATGAGGGCACGTCGGAAATCCAAAAACTCGTCATTGCCCGCAGCTTGATGACGTAA
- a CDS encoding toll/interleukin-1 receptor domain-containing protein, producing MGRAHGNFSGDNWAEKIAQALRESDAMFVLLTPNALDSKLMDHDIGYAFGEYRFRNRLVTVLAGPSKKVSEEDIPGFLRRLKIIKLGESGKEDHINQMAQALLETAET from the coding sequence TTGGGACGAGCGCATGGAAATTTTTCGGGCGATAATTGGGCGGAGAAGATTGCGCAAGCGCTGCGTGAGTCCGACGCGATGTTCGTTTTGCTCACGCCCAACGCTCTCGATTCCAAATTGATGGATCATGATATCGGGTATGCGTTTGGTGAGTACCGCTTTCGTAATCGTTTGGTCACTGTACTCGCCGGTCCTTCGAAAAAGGTATCGGAAGAGGACATTCCTGGATTTTTGCGCCGTTTGAAAATTATCAAACTGGGTGAAAGCGGCAAGGAAGACCATATCAACCAGATGGCACAGGCGCTTTTGGAAACTGCCGAAACGTAA
- the nusB gene encoding transcription antitermination factor NusB: MSQGSGRRRARELALQACYAHELSGNPPAQISDDVIFSKDEAGAVLEFANELFRRTVAEIPRFDMMIRRKAVNWEFNRIAIMDKLILRMALCEFVYFPDIPPKVTIDEAIEIAKKYSTEKSGRFVNGILDAVLIDLRQQGRLHKKGRGLSEGNEDDD, translated from the coding sequence ATGTCACAAGGCAGCGGACGCCGCCGCGCGCGGGAATTGGCTCTGCAAGCATGTTATGCGCATGAGTTGTCCGGCAATCCGCCGGCACAAATCAGTGACGACGTGATTTTCAGCAAAGACGAGGCCGGCGCGGTGCTGGAATTTGCCAACGAGCTGTTTCGCCGGACAGTGGCGGAGATTCCACGTTTCGATATGATGATCCGGCGCAAAGCCGTCAATTGGGAATTTAACCGTATCGCGATTATGGACAAGCTCATCCTGCGCATGGCGCTGTGTGAGTTTGTGTACTTTCCTGATATTCCACCAAAAGTCACCATCGACGAGGCCATCGAGATCGCCAAGAAGTACAGCACGGAAAAAAGCGGCCGCTTCGTCAACGGCATTCTCGACGCCGTGCTCATCGATCTGCGCCAGCAAGGCCGTTTGCACAAAAAAGGGCGCGGGCTGAGCGAGGGGAATGAGGATGATGATTGA
- the raiA gene encoding ribosome-associated translation inhibitor RaiA — translation MNITITARHFKAPEPLKDYARKEVERLKKYYDGIIDGEVILSWEKLSQIAEINLKVYGQMLTAKEKSEDIRKSITLAVDKLERQVSKYKEKWHKKGNAKAALALPEKMAQAV, via the coding sequence ATGAACATCACGATCACGGCCCGTCATTTCAAAGCCCCTGAACCCTTAAAGGATTATGCCAGAAAGGAGGTTGAACGGCTGAAAAAATATTATGATGGCATCATCGATGGTGAAGTCATCCTGTCGTGGGAGAAGCTGTCGCAGATCGCGGAAATCAACTTGAAAGTGTATGGCCAGATGTTGACCGCGAAAGAGAAGAGCGAGGACATTCGCAAATCGATCACGCTTGCCGTCGACAAACTGGAACGGCAAGTGAGCAAATACAAAGAGAAATGGCACAAAAAAGGCAATGCCAAAGCCGCTTTGGCCTTGCCGGAAAAAATGGCGCAAGCCGTTTGA